From one Streptomyces sp. ICC1 genomic stretch:
- the pta gene encoding phosphate acetyltransferase — MTRSVYVTGIERGDGRQVVELGIMELLTRQTGRVGVYRPLLHDGPDRLFDLLKGRYRIDQDASTAYGMEYHEASAILAEKGTDELVSQLVGRYQKVARDYEVMLVLGTDYADTNLPDELALNARLANELGALVIPVVGGTKHPAEAVRAETRNAYRAYESLGCHVGAMVVNRVAPEDREAIAERLAARLPVPCYVLPEDKHLSAPTVAQITQALGGEVLLGDEAGLARDALDFVFGGAMLPNFLNALTPGCLVVTPGDRSDLVIGALAAHTSGTPPIAGVLLTLNERPGKDILTLASKLAPGTPVVSVAGNSFPTAAELFSLQSRLNSATPRKLETALGLFERHVDTAELREVLSVARSERVTPMMFENELLERARSERRRVVLPEGTEERVLRAADVVLRRGVCDLTLLGEEPAILKKAADLGIDISAAQLIDPSTSPLRERFAEYYAKARAHKGMTVELANDVVTDVNYFGTLMVQEGLADGMVSGSVHSTAATIRPAFEIIKTKPDASIVSSVFFMCLADRVLAYGDCAVNPDPNAEQLADIAIQSATTAAAFGLEPRIAMLSYSTGTSGSGADVDKVRKATEIVRGLRPDLLIEGPIQYDAAVEPSVAATKLPESEVAGRATVLIFPDLNTGNNTYKAVQRSAGAVAVGPVLQGLRKPVNDLSRGALVQDIVTTVAITAIQAQGAPAPTA, encoded by the coding sequence GTGACGCGCAGCGTGTACGTGACCGGTATCGAGCGGGGGGACGGCCGCCAGGTCGTCGAGCTGGGGATCATGGAGCTCCTGACCCGCCAGACAGGCCGGGTGGGCGTCTACCGCCCGTTGCTGCACGACGGCCCCGACCGGCTCTTCGACCTCCTGAAGGGCCGCTACCGGATCGACCAGGACGCCTCCACCGCCTACGGCATGGAGTACCACGAGGCCTCCGCCATCCTGGCCGAGAAGGGCACGGACGAGCTGGTCTCCCAGCTGGTCGGCCGCTACCAGAAGGTGGCCCGGGACTACGAGGTCATGCTGGTCCTCGGCACCGACTACGCCGACACCAACCTCCCCGACGAGCTGGCCCTCAACGCCCGCCTCGCCAACGAACTGGGCGCGCTGGTCATCCCCGTCGTGGGCGGCACCAAGCACCCGGCCGAAGCCGTGCGCGCCGAGACCCGCAACGCGTACCGCGCGTACGAGAGCCTCGGCTGCCACGTGGGCGCGATGGTCGTCAACCGGGTGGCCCCCGAGGACCGCGAGGCGATAGCCGAACGCCTGGCCGCACGGCTCCCCGTGCCCTGCTACGTCCTGCCGGAGGACAAGCACCTGTCCGCCCCGACGGTCGCCCAGATCACGCAGGCGCTCGGCGGCGAGGTGCTCCTCGGCGACGAGGCCGGGCTCGCCCGCGACGCCCTGGACTTCGTCTTCGGCGGGGCGATGCTGCCCAACTTCCTCAACGCCCTGACCCCCGGCTGTCTGGTCGTCACCCCCGGGGACCGCTCCGACCTGGTCATCGGCGCGCTGGCCGCGCACACCTCCGGCACCCCGCCGATCGCCGGCGTACTGCTGACGCTGAACGAGCGCCCGGGCAAGGACATCCTGACGCTGGCCTCGAAGCTGGCACCCGGCACGCCGGTCGTCTCGGTGGCCGGCAACAGCTTCCCGACCGCCGCCGAACTCTTCTCGCTGCAGAGCCGGCTGAACTCCGCGACCCCGCGCAAGCTGGAGACCGCGCTCGGCCTGTTCGAACGCCACGTGGACACCGCCGAGCTGCGCGAGGTGCTCTCGGTGGCCCGCTCCGAGCGCGTCACCCCGATGATGTTCGAGAACGAGCTGCTGGAGCGGGCCCGCTCGGAGCGCCGCCGCGTGGTGCTCCCGGAGGGCACCGAGGAGCGCGTGCTGCGCGCCGCGGACGTGGTGCTGCGCCGCGGGGTCTGCGACCTCACCCTGCTGGGCGAGGAGCCGGCGATCCTGAAGAAGGCCGCCGACCTGGGCATCGACATCTCGGCCGCGCAGCTCATCGACCCGTCGACCTCCCCGCTGCGGGAACGGTTCGCCGAGTACTACGCCAAGGCCCGCGCCCACAAGGGCATGACGGTCGAGCTGGCCAACGACGTGGTCACCGACGTCAACTACTTCGGCACCCTGATGGTCCAGGAGGGCCTGGCCGACGGCATGGTCTCCGGCTCGGTGCACTCCACCGCCGCCACCATCCGCCCGGCCTTCGAGATCATCAAGACCAAGCCCGACGCCTCCATCGTCTCCTCGGTCTTCTTCATGTGCCTGGCCGACAGGGTCCTCGCGTACGGCGACTGCGCCGTCAACCCGGACCCCAACGCCGAGCAGCTCGCCGACATCGCCATCCAGTCGGCGACCACCGCGGCCGCCTTCGGGCTGGAGCCGCGGATCGCGATGCTCTCGTACTCGACCGGCACCTCCGGTTCGGGCGCGGACGTGGACAAGGTCCGCAAGGCCACCGAGATCGTCCGCGGGCTCCGTCCCGACCTGCTGATCGAGGGTCCGATCCAGTACGACGCCGCCGTGGAGCCCTCGGTCGCCGCGACCAAGCTGCCCGAGTCCGAGGTGGCCGGCCGCGCGACGGTGCTGATCTTCCCGGACCTCAACACCGGCAACAACACGTACAAGGCCGTACAGCGCTCGGCCGGCGCGGTGGCGGTCGGCCCGGTCCTGCAGGGGCTCCGCAAGCCCGTCAACGACCTCTCCCGCGGCGCGCTGGTCCAGGACATCGTCACCACCGTGGCCATCACCGCCATCCAGGCGCAGGGCGCACCGGCCCCCACCGCCTGA
- a CDS encoding ATP-dependent 6-phosphofructokinase, with translation MRIGVLTAGGDCPGLNAVIRSVVHRAVVGHGDEVIGFEDGFKGLLDGNYRPLDINAVSGILARGGTILGSARMERARLHEAAENARELAKLYGIDALIPIGGEGTLTAARMLSDAGMPVVGVPKTIDNDISSTDRTFGFDTAVMVATEAIDRLKTTAESHQRVMVVEVMGRHAGWIALESGMAGGAHGICLPERPFEVDALVKMVEERFARGKKFAVICVAEGAHPGEGSMPYEKGAIDQYGHERFAGIGNRLAVELERRLGKEARPVILGHVQRGGTPTAYDRVLATRFGWHAVEAVHRGDFGNMTALRGTDIVMAPLADAVTELKTVPEDRMYEAESVF, from the coding sequence ATGCGTATCGGAGTTCTCACCGCAGGCGGCGACTGTCCGGGCCTGAACGCTGTCATCCGGTCGGTCGTACACCGTGCCGTGGTCGGGCACGGGGACGAGGTCATCGGCTTCGAGGACGGCTTCAAGGGCCTCCTCGACGGCAATTACCGCCCCCTCGACATCAACGCCGTCAGCGGCATTCTCGCTCGCGGCGGCACGATTCTCGGTTCAGCCCGAATGGAGCGCGCCCGGCTGCACGAGGCTGCCGAGAACGCCCGGGAGCTGGCGAAGCTCTACGGCATCGACGCGCTGATCCCGATCGGCGGCGAGGGCACCCTGACCGCCGCCCGGATGTTGTCGGACGCCGGCATGCCCGTCGTCGGCGTGCCGAAGACGATCGACAACGACATCTCCTCCACCGACCGCACCTTCGGCTTCGACACCGCCGTCATGGTCGCCACCGAGGCCATCGACCGCCTCAAGACCACCGCCGAATCCCACCAGCGCGTCATGGTCGTCGAGGTGATGGGCCGGCACGCGGGCTGGATCGCCCTGGAGTCCGGCATGGCCGGCGGCGCCCACGGGATCTGCCTGCCGGAGCGCCCCTTCGAGGTGGACGCCCTGGTGAAGATGGTGGAGGAACGATTCGCCCGCGGTAAGAAGTTCGCCGTCATCTGCGTGGCCGAAGGCGCCCACCCCGGCGAGGGCTCCATGCCCTACGAGAAGGGCGCGATCGACCAGTACGGCCACGAGCGCTTCGCCGGCATCGGCAACCGCCTCGCCGTCGAGCTGGAGCGGCGCCTGGGCAAGGAAGCCCGCCCGGTCATCCTCGGCCACGTCCAGCGCGGCGGCACCCCCACCGCCTACGACCGCGTCCTCGCGACCCGCTTCGGCTGGCACGCGGTCGAAGCCGTCCACCGCGGTGACTTCGGCAACATGACCGCCCTGCGCGGCACCGACATCGTCATGGCCCCGCTGGCCGACGCCGTCACCGAGCTGAAGACCGTCCCCGAGGACCGCATGTACGAGGCCGAGTCGGTCTTCTGA
- a CDS encoding helix-turn-helix transcriptional regulator, whose protein sequence is MAPGHVAYGLRAQYGLLVTPETVTAWERGEISPSSTELTALAGVLWCSPSELLAEPVTLREHRMARGLAADDLARRVGVETGSYQKMEDSGRWKGNERQSAALATALGLTLAQFVTATGKHEELADLLRSGVTTRWQAYVKPLAKLLPVPKAHLERVLEQLHGEYQSRMVATLGWGGAEGEAGSGDSGREYLADIVDRFWSLAGGAA, encoded by the coding sequence ATGGCTCCCGGTCATGTCGCCTATGGCCTGCGCGCCCAGTACGGACTGCTCGTCACCCCCGAGACCGTGACGGCGTGGGAGCGTGGCGAGATTTCGCCCTCCTCCACCGAGCTCACGGCCCTCGCGGGCGTGCTCTGGTGCTCCCCCAGCGAGCTCCTGGCCGAGCCGGTCACTTTGCGCGAGCACCGCATGGCCAGGGGGCTGGCCGCCGACGACCTGGCCCGGCGGGTCGGTGTGGAGACGGGCTCATACCAGAAGATGGAGGACTCCGGCCGCTGGAAGGGCAACGAGCGGCAGTCCGCCGCGCTGGCCACGGCCCTGGGGCTGACCCTGGCCCAGTTCGTGACCGCGACCGGCAAGCACGAGGAGCTGGCCGATCTGCTGCGCAGCGGGGTGACCACGCGCTGGCAGGCGTACGTGAAGCCGCTGGCCAAGCTGCTGCCGGTGCCCAAGGCGCACCTGGAGCGGGTGCTGGAGCAGCTCCACGGGGAGTACCAGTCGAGGATGGTGGCGACCCTCGGATGGGGCGGCGCCGAGGGCGAGGCCGGCAGCGGCGACTCGGGGCGCGAGTACCTCGCGGACATCGTGGACCGCTTCTGGTCCCTCGCGGGCGGTGCGGCGTAG
- a CDS encoding MerR family transcriptional regulator has product MRIGELAERAGTSTRTLRYYESRGLLPARRDGNGHRTYGEDDLRLLRQIRTLQDFGFDLEETRPFVECLRAGHPAGDSCPASLAVYRRKLAELEGLIGRLTDVRDHVASQLADAEAARPRCEMTG; this is encoded by the coding sequence ATGCGAATCGGCGAACTGGCCGAGCGGGCCGGCACCAGCACGCGGACGCTCCGGTACTACGAGTCCCGGGGCCTGCTGCCCGCGCGGCGCGACGGCAACGGCCACCGCACCTACGGCGAGGACGACCTGCGGCTGCTCCGCCAGATCCGCACGCTCCAGGACTTCGGCTTCGACCTGGAGGAGACCCGCCCGTTCGTCGAGTGCCTGCGCGCCGGGCACCCGGCCGGCGACTCCTGCCCGGCCTCGCTCGCCGTCTACCGGCGCAAGCTCGCCGAGCTGGAGGGCCTGATCGGCCGGCTCACCGACGTACGGGACCACGTGGCGAGCCAGCTCGCCGACGCCGAAGCGGCACGGCCCAGATGTGAGATGACCGGTTGA
- a CDS encoding thioredoxin domain-containing protein, which produces MKAHGVAEVTDADFEAEVLGERGRPVLVEFTADWCGPCRQLAPVLSAVAAEEADRLKVVQIDADRNPATLARYGVLSMPTLLVFRDGEPVRQLVGARAKRRLLQELEEHLAPAVPTAAAAATARA; this is translated from the coding sequence ATGAAGGCACACGGTGTGGCCGAAGTGACCGACGCGGACTTCGAGGCGGAGGTGCTCGGCGAGCGGGGCCGGCCCGTCCTGGTGGAGTTCACCGCCGACTGGTGCGGCCCGTGCCGCCAGCTCGCCCCGGTCCTGTCCGCGGTCGCCGCCGAGGAGGCCGACCGGCTCAAGGTCGTCCAGATCGACGCGGACCGAAACCCCGCCACGCTCGCGCGCTACGGGGTGCTGTCCATGCCGACCCTGCTCGTCTTCCGGGACGGCGAACCCGTCCGGCAGCTGGTCGGGGCCCGGGCCAAGCGCCGGCTCCTCCAGGAACTGGAGGAGCACCTGGCCCCGGCGGTCCCGACCGCCGCCGCCGCGGCTACGGCGCGGGCCTGA
- the glgB gene encoding 1,4-alpha-glucan branching enzyme, translated as MARMSSSRPTNVVSRARRLPCPGGTGAGTAATATPSRARCARPAAPPGPSCATSASRSRPPRRPRFRWRPEPTTRTTPAVAPAALEASGAKKARAPRARRAAPPHGVRPAPPLGAQERSRLLEGRHHDPHGVLGARAQRGGVSFRVLRPYAKAVTIVAKGLRAELFDDGDGLFSGLLPLAGVPDYRLLVTYDSDEVEVHDPYRFLPALGELDLHLIGEGRHEELWTALGAQPMEHQGVAGTRFTLWAPNAQGVRVSGDFSYWDSVAYPMRSLGSTGVWELFLPGVGAGALYKYDITRPDGSHTLRADPMARSAEVPPANASVVTASSYVWQDAEWMASRGALPAHQAPFSVYELHLASWRPGLSYRQLAEQLPAYVTELGFTHVELMPVAEHPFGGSWGYQVTGFYAPTSRMGTPDDFRFLVDSLHRAGIGVIVDWVPAHFPRDEWALAEFDGRPLYEHHDPQRAAHPDWGTLEFDYGRREVRNFLVANAVYWCEEFHVDGLRVDAVASMLYLDYSRGEGEWTPNEHGGRENLDAVALLQEMNATVYRRCPGVVTIAEESTAWPGVTRPTDAGGLGFGLKWNMGWMHDTLRYASKESVHRKYHHHDMTFGMVYAFSENYVLPISHDEVVHGKGSLVSKMPGDWWQQRAAHRAYLGFMWAHPGKQLLFMGQEFAQGSEWSEMYGPDWWLLDSSYAAAGDHRGVRSLVGDLNRTYRAAPALWERDTVPEGFAWGEGDAAEDNVFAFLRFAQDGSQLLCVSNFSPVVRHGYRIGVPEEVPAWREVLNTDQQLYGGSGVHHARPARPEPVPSQGRAASLRLTLPPLATVWFRPAP; from the coding sequence ATGGCCCGGATGTCGTCCTCCCGGCCGACGAACGTCGTGAGCCGGGCCCGCAGATTGCCCTGTCCGGGCGGTACGGGGGCGGGGACAGCCGCGACAGCAACACCGTCGAGGGCGCGCTGCGCTCGGCCCGCCGCGCCGCCGGGGCCGTCCTGCGCGACTTCGGCATCCCGCTCCCGGCCGCCCCGGAGGCCGCGCTTCCGGTGGCGGCCTGAGCCAACCACCCGCACCACCCCCGCCGTTGCCCCCGCCGCCCTTGAGGCGAGCGGCGCGAAGAAGGCCCGGGCCCCGCGGGCCCGCCGGGCCGCACCGCCGCACGGGGTCCGGCCGGCGCCCCCGCTCGGCGCGCAGGAGCGGTCCCGGCTGCTGGAGGGCCGCCACCACGATCCGCACGGGGTGCTCGGAGCCCGTGCCCAGCGGGGCGGGGTGTCCTTCCGGGTGCTGCGCCCGTACGCGAAGGCGGTCACCATCGTCGCCAAGGGGCTGCGGGCCGAGCTCTTCGACGACGGCGACGGGCTGTTCTCGGGGCTGCTGCCGCTGGCCGGGGTGCCGGACTACCGGCTGCTGGTGACGTACGACAGCGACGAGGTCGAGGTCCACGACCCCTACCGGTTCCTGCCCGCGCTCGGCGAGCTCGACCTGCACCTGATCGGCGAGGGCCGCCACGAGGAGCTGTGGACGGCGCTGGGCGCGCAGCCGATGGAGCACCAGGGAGTGGCCGGCACCCGGTTCACCCTGTGGGCCCCGAACGCGCAGGGGGTGCGCGTGAGCGGGGACTTCTCGTACTGGGACTCGGTCGCCTACCCGATGCGCTCGCTCGGCTCGACCGGGGTGTGGGAGCTGTTCCTGCCGGGTGTCGGCGCGGGCGCCCTGTACAAGTACGACATCACGCGCCCGGACGGTTCGCACACCCTGCGCGCCGACCCGATGGCCCGGTCCGCGGAGGTCCCGCCGGCCAACGCCTCGGTGGTGACGGCCTCCTCCTACGTCTGGCAGGACGCCGAGTGGATGGCCTCGCGCGGGGCCCTCCCGGCGCACCAGGCCCCCTTCTCGGTGTACGAGCTGCACCTGGCGTCGTGGCGGCCCGGCCTGTCCTACCGGCAGTTGGCCGAGCAGCTCCCGGCGTACGTCACGGAGCTGGGCTTCACCCACGTGGAGCTGATGCCGGTCGCCGAGCACCCCTTCGGCGGCTCGTGGGGCTACCAGGTCACCGGCTTCTACGCGCCGACCTCCCGGATGGGCACCCCGGACGACTTCCGCTTCCTGGTGGACTCGCTCCACCGGGCCGGGATCGGGGTGATCGTCGACTGGGTGCCGGCGCACTTCCCGCGCGACGAGTGGGCCCTGGCGGAGTTCGACGGGCGCCCGCTGTACGAGCACCACGACCCGCAGCGGGCCGCGCATCCGGACTGGGGGACCCTGGAGTTCGACTACGGGCGCCGCGAGGTCAGGAACTTCCTCGTCGCCAACGCCGTCTACTGGTGCGAGGAGTTCCACGTCGACGGGCTGCGCGTGGACGCGGTGGCCTCGATGCTCTACCTCGACTACTCGCGCGGCGAGGGCGAGTGGACGCCGAACGAGCACGGCGGGCGGGAGAACCTGGACGCGGTGGCGCTGCTCCAGGAGATGAACGCCACCGTCTACCGGCGCTGCCCGGGCGTGGTGACGATCGCCGAGGAGTCCACCGCGTGGCCGGGCGTCACCCGGCCCACCGACGCGGGCGGTCTGGGCTTCGGCCTGAAGTGGAACATGGGCTGGATGCACGACACCCTGCGCTACGCGTCGAAGGAGTCGGTGCACCGCAAGTACCACCACCACGACATGACCTTCGGGATGGTCTACGCGTTCAGCGAGAACTACGTGCTGCCGATCTCGCACGACGAGGTGGTGCACGGCAAGGGCTCGCTGGTGTCGAAGATGCCCGGGGACTGGTGGCAGCAGCGGGCCGCGCACCGGGCGTACCTGGGCTTCATGTGGGCCCACCCGGGCAAGCAGCTGCTCTTCATGGGGCAGGAGTTCGCGCAGGGCTCGGAGTGGTCCGAGATGTACGGGCCGGACTGGTGGCTGCTGGACTCCTCGTACGCCGCGGCCGGCGACCACCGGGGCGTACGCAGCCTCGTGGGCGATCTGAACCGCACCTACCGGGCGGCGCCCGCCCTGTGGGAGCGGGACACCGTGCCGGAGGGCTTCGCGTGGGGGGAGGGCGACGCGGCGGAGGACAACGTCTTCGCCTTCCTGCGGTTCGCGCAGGACGGCTCGCAGCTGCTGTGCGTCTCGAACTTCTCGCCGGTGGTCCGGCACGGGTACCGGATCGGGGTCCCGGAGGAGGTGCCGGCGTGGCGGGAGGTGCTCAACACCGACCAGCAGCTCTACGGCGGCAGCGGCGTCCACCACGCGCGGCCGGCGCGGCCCGAGCCGGTGCCCTCGCAGGGGCGGGCGGCGAGCCTGCGCCTGACCCTCCCGCCGCTGGCGACGGTCTGGTTCAGGCCCGCGCCGTAG
- a CDS encoding AAA family ATPase yields MGDDLARARLVTLLGPGGAGKTRLSQEAAEAHAGGGWPDGVWFVELAPVDGPADPEDVAEAALAALGARETKLRGASAEEMRVLTERGGDSALDRLAEHCARRRLLLILDNCEHVIGAAARLAAEVLAHCPGVRILATSREPLGVPGETLRPVDPLPDPVALRLLDDRGSAARAGFTVDDDPAAAVEICRRLDGMPLAIELAAARLRLLTPRQIADRLDDRFRLLTSGSRTVLPRQQTLRAVVDWSWDLLDEPERAVLRRLSVFAGGCDLDAAEAVCADAGDTDGAAGVADLLGSLVDKSLVVAAPGADGNGMRYRLLETVAEYAAERLAQAGDDLADTGRRHLTHYRELVRTIEPQLRGHGQRAAADRIATEYENLRTALRRAVAARDVGEVLCVVHSLAWYWQMHDLRAELRHWSAAAAALGPDPFAPPVVPAPPLYERVVDTPPPYEGELLTEAWRDIQIMCLASRDQTSDNWSSPEVRAQVDGMVAAYRPGLPQTCRAPALMWVYAVMISGDADLLRDVIEETVRTARGLGYRWELASALQLRANVLANRADWAGDASRDAEESLAIFRSLGDDWGCAEALSARAEAMEKRGAYALAADDFRAAIEHARRLGAQAQVSVLQVRMAGTLVESGHMEEAEELLTGLLPGIQHSGNEAMPAARMFLAGIYGRTGRIAEARAQLQSLRDEFSFGAYAIFDGFLLGTMAWLDNQEDAYESALVTVRRAIESVRDPLALMIAPHLPAVYLLTAAVAHAGAGGPVRGRRAAELMGAYRALVPPAHFPVTTERADAELAEGLARAALGDSAYEAAYAEGGGLTLKEAAALV; encoded by the coding sequence ATCGGCGACGATCTCGCACGGGCCCGGCTCGTCACCCTGCTCGGGCCCGGCGGCGCCGGCAAGACCCGGCTGTCGCAGGAGGCCGCCGAGGCCCACGCCGGGGGCGGCTGGCCCGACGGGGTGTGGTTCGTCGAGCTGGCCCCCGTCGACGGCCCCGCCGACCCCGAGGACGTCGCCGAAGCGGCCCTCGCCGCGCTCGGCGCCCGCGAGACCAAGCTGCGCGGCGCCTCCGCCGAGGAGATGCGGGTACTCACCGAGCGCGGCGGGGACAGTGCCCTCGACCGGCTCGCCGAGCACTGCGCCCGGCGCCGCCTGCTCCTGATCCTCGACAACTGCGAGCACGTCATCGGCGCCGCCGCCCGCCTCGCCGCGGAGGTGCTCGCGCACTGCCCCGGAGTCCGGATCCTGGCCACCAGCCGCGAGCCCCTCGGCGTGCCCGGCGAGACGCTGCGCCCCGTGGATCCGCTGCCCGACCCCGTCGCGCTGCGGCTGCTGGACGACCGGGGCTCCGCCGCCCGGGCCGGGTTCACGGTCGACGACGACCCGGCCGCCGCCGTCGAGATCTGCCGTCGGCTGGACGGGATGCCGCTCGCCATCGAGCTGGCCGCCGCCCGGCTCAGGCTGCTGACCCCCCGCCAGATCGCCGACCGCCTCGACGACCGCTTTCGGCTCCTGACCAGCGGCAGCCGTACCGTCCTGCCCCGCCAGCAGACCCTGCGCGCGGTCGTCGACTGGTCCTGGGACCTTCTCGACGAGCCCGAACGGGCGGTCCTGCGCCGCCTGTCCGTCTTCGCCGGCGGCTGCGACCTCGACGCCGCCGAAGCCGTCTGCGCCGACGCCGGCGACACGGACGGGGCCGCCGGCGTCGCCGACCTCCTCGGCTCCCTCGTCGACAAGTCCCTCGTCGTCGCCGCCCCCGGCGCGGACGGCAACGGCATGCGCTACCGGCTCCTGGAGACCGTCGCCGAGTACGCCGCCGAGCGCCTCGCCCAGGCAGGCGACGACCTCGCCGACACGGGCCGCCGCCACCTCACCCACTACCGGGAACTCGTCCGCACCATCGAGCCGCAGCTGCGCGGCCACGGCCAGCGCGCCGCCGCCGACCGGATCGCCACCGAGTACGAGAACCTCCGTACGGCCCTGCGCCGGGCCGTCGCCGCCCGGGACGTCGGCGAGGTGCTCTGCGTCGTCCACTCCCTCGCCTGGTACTGGCAGATGCACGACCTGCGCGCCGAGCTCCGCCACTGGTCCGCGGCCGCCGCGGCCCTCGGCCCCGACCCCTTCGCCCCGCCCGTGGTCCCCGCGCCGCCCCTCTACGAGCGGGTCGTCGACACGCCCCCGCCCTACGAGGGCGAGCTGCTCACCGAGGCCTGGCGCGACATCCAGATCATGTGCCTGGCATCCCGGGACCAGACCAGCGACAACTGGTCCAGCCCGGAGGTCCGCGCCCAGGTCGACGGCATGGTCGCCGCCTACCGCCCCGGGCTGCCGCAAACCTGCCGGGCCCCCGCCCTGATGTGGGTGTACGCCGTGATGATCTCGGGCGATGCCGACCTGCTGCGCGACGTCATCGAGGAGACCGTGCGGACCGCCCGCGGCCTCGGCTACCGCTGGGAGCTCGCCTCCGCCCTCCAACTGCGCGCCAACGTCCTGGCCAACCGCGCAGACTGGGCCGGCGACGCCTCGCGCGACGCGGAGGAGAGCCTCGCGATCTTCCGCTCGCTCGGCGACGACTGGGGCTGCGCCGAGGCGCTCTCCGCCCGCGCCGAGGCCATGGAGAAGCGCGGCGCGTACGCCCTGGCCGCCGACGACTTCCGGGCCGCCATCGAGCACGCCCGGCGGCTCGGCGCCCAGGCCCAGGTCTCGGTGCTGCAGGTGCGGATGGCCGGGACCCTCGTCGAGAGCGGCCACATGGAGGAGGCGGAGGAGCTCCTCACCGGACTGCTCCCCGGCATCCAGCACTCCGGCAACGAGGCCATGCCCGCCGCCCGGATGTTCCTCGCGGGCATCTACGGCCGCACCGGCCGCATCGCCGAGGCCCGCGCGCAGCTCCAGTCCCTGCGCGACGAGTTCTCCTTCGGCGCCTACGCCATCTTCGACGGGTTCCTGCTCGGCACGATGGCCTGGCTCGACAACCAGGAGGACGCGTACGAGAGCGCCCTCGTGACGGTCCGCCGGGCCATCGAGAGCGTCCGGGACCCGCTCGCCCTGATGATCGCCCCGCACCTTCCGGCCGTGTACCTGCTGACCGCCGCCGTCGCCCACGCCGGAGCCGGCGGCCCGGTCCGGGGCCGCCGGGCCGCGGAGCTGATGGGCGCCTACCGGGCGCTGGTGCCGCCCGCGCACTTCCCGGTCACCACCGAGCGTGCGGACGCCGAGCTGGCCGAGGGCCTGGCCCGGGCCGCGCTCGGCGACAGCGCCTACGAGGCGGCGTACGCCGAAGGCGGCGGCCTCACCCTGAAGGAGGCCGCCGCCCTCGTCTGA
- a CDS encoding ABC transporter permease, giving the protein MSTVTTKPRPATAAPAGGPAPADDGRIGLRGNLRHIGALARRNVLQIKQDPESMFDVLFMPIIFTLLFVFVFGGAIAGKGNQGEYVNYVVPGLMAMMGMNIAMGVGTGVNDDFKKGVMDRFRSMPIARSSVLIAKIVVELGRMMVAIAILLGMGFLLGLSIKTSVLDLFLSIGLAAIFGSSLMWIFILLGLAMKTPQAVQGMAMLVLMPLQFGSSIFAPTTTMPGWLQSFTDVNPLSNLADAARALINGTPIGNSVWITLAWSVGITLVTMPLAVRRFRQKT; this is encoded by the coding sequence ATGAGCACCGTAACCACGAAGCCCCGTCCCGCCACGGCCGCCCCGGCCGGCGGGCCCGCCCCGGCCGATGACGGCCGGATCGGCCTGCGGGGCAATCTCCGCCACATCGGCGCCCTGGCGCGGCGCAACGTCCTGCAGATCAAGCAGGACCCGGAGTCGATGTTCGACGTCCTGTTCATGCCGATCATCTTCACGCTGCTGTTCGTGTTCGTCTTCGGCGGCGCGATCGCGGGCAAGGGCAACCAGGGCGAGTACGTCAACTACGTGGTGCCGGGCCTGATGGCGATGATGGGCATGAACATCGCCATGGGTGTCGGCACCGGGGTCAACGACGACTTCAAGAAGGGCGTGATGGACCGGTTCCGGTCCATGCCCATCGCCCGTTCCTCGGTGCTCATCGCCAAGATCGTGGTCGAGCTCGGCCGGATGATGGTCGCCATCGCGATCCTGCTCGGCATGGGCTTCCTGCTCGGCCTGTCGATCAAGACCTCCGTGCTGGACCTGTTCCTGTCCATCGGACTGGCGGCGATCTTCGGTTCCTCGCTGATGTGGATCTTCATCCTGCTGGGTCTCGCCATGAAGACCCCCCAGGCCGTCCAGGGCATGGCGATGCTGGTCCTGATGCCGCTGCAGTTCGGCAGCTCGATCTTCGCCCCGACGACGACGATGCCCGGCTGGCTGCAGAGCTTCACCGACGTCAACCCGCTGTCCAACCTGGCCGATGCGGCCCGGGCCCTGATCAACGGGACCCCGATCGGCAACTCCGTGTGGATCACGCTGGCCTGGTCGGTCGGCATCACGCTGGTGACGATGCCGCTCGCCGTGCGGAGGTTCCGCCAGAAGACCTGA